In Pongo abelii isolate AG06213 chromosome X, NHGRI_mPonAbe1-v2.0_pri, whole genome shotgun sequence, one DNA window encodes the following:
- the FAM47A gene encoding protein FAM47A → MGDQRPQDWLRSSGMDSKPWYCNKRPSKCFAKHKHRRLKFPPMDTQNWVFVKEGMDDFRYGCPSPEDTLVCRRDEFLLPKISLRGPQADPKRAQKKLLKKAALFSKLSPAQLARKAFVEEVEAQLMAKHPLAMYPNLGEDMPPDLLLQVLKQLDPERKLEDAWARCEAQEKTTEVPTEPGKYPCGEFCPRPPETPVSQLRPQLPKTPVSSLRPELPETGVSHLSPEPPKTPVSSLRPEPPETGVSHLHPEPPETGVPHFRPGPPITRRRSSLLRQLLKLDSERKLEDARAPCEGREKTTDEPTEPGKYPCGEFCPRPFETPVSHLRQEPPKTPVSSLRPEPPETRESHLRLEYSKTRRGSSLRSEPSETGVSHLRLAPPKTRRASSLYLEPSETGVSHLSPELPKTEVSHLHPVPPKTGVCHLRLEPPDTSQVSNLLLYMLKVLDSGRTLKDVWDRCEARVKKTEEPTEPDKSPCGEPCLQPPETQVSHPHPEHPKTRRRSSLHPQPPKTRRTSSLRSEPPKTHRRSSLGLEPPKTRRVSSLHPEPPKSPESHQFSEPPKIRASYIKELLQEDTPSTKECVSDSLQYRYTSEKLREFFKWAGDLGADEESIRNLFDFTPKYRATHEDQKVKKVKECSSELKYSMELDEKDEDKFFSQEKYWGRKFHTPSNSYTAQPVKMKYGAWYLKPKLWKKLRSDEPLIDPKLLLKKPDEPDVLDDLYGPIAFKDFILSKGYEMPGILERLFARKGWTYDSVKTPIQRATIFYKYKEIAEASEED, encoded by the coding sequence ATGGGGGACCAGAGGCCGCAGGACTGGCTGAGGTCCTCGGGCATGGACTCCAAGCCCTGGTACTGTAACAAACGGCCTTCCAAGTGCTTCGCGAAGCACAAGCACAGGCGCCTGAAGTTCCCGCCAATGGACACCCAGAACTGGGTATTCGTGAAGGAGGGCATGGACGACTTCCGCTACGGCTGTCCGTCTCCCGAAGATACGCTCGTTTGTCGCCGTGACGAGTTTTTACTCCCCAAAATATCTCTCAGAGGTCCCCAAGCTGACCCCAAACGCGCGCAGAAAAAGCTGCTTAAGAAAGCGGCCCTGTTTTCCAAGCTCTCTCCAGCCCAGCTAGCACGGAAGGCGTTCGTAGAGGAAGTGGAAGCCCAGCTGATGGCCAAGCATCCCTTGGCCATGTACCCCAATCTAGGAGAAGATATGCCTCCAGATCTCCTACTACAGGTGCTGAAACAGCTGGACCCCGAGAGGAAGCTGGAGGACGCTTGGGCTCGTTGTGAGGCCCAGGAGAAGACAACCGAGGTACCCACCGAGCCTGGTAAATATCCCTGTGGGGAATTCTGCCCGCGGCCTCCCGAGACTCCGGTGTCCCAACTCCGTCCGCAGCTTCCCAAGACTCCGGTGTCCAGTCTCCGCCCAGAGCTTCCCGAGACTGGAGTGTCCCATCTAAGCCCGGAGCCTCCCAAGACTCCGGTGTCCAGTCTCCGCCCAGAGCCTCCTGAGACTGGAGTGTCCCACCTCCACCCGGAGCCTCCAGAGACTGGAGTGCCCCATTTTCGCCCGGGGCCTCCCATCACTCGTCGGAGATCCAGTCTCCTACGACAGCTGCTGAAACTGGATTCTGAGAGGAAGCTGGAAGACGCACGGGCTCCTTGTGAGGGCCGGGAGAAGACAACCGACGAACCCACAGAGCCTGGTAAATACCCTTGTGGGGAATTCTGCCCACGGCCTTTCGAGACTCCAGTGTCCCATCTCCGCCAGGAGCCTCCCAAGACTCCGGTGTCCAGTCTCCGCCCGGAGCCTCCGGAGACTAGAGAGTCCCATCTCCGCCTAGAGTATTCCAAGACTCGTCGGGGGTCCAGTCTCCGCTCGGAGCCTTCCGAGACTGGAGTGTCCCATCTCCGCCTAGCGCCTCCCAAGACTCGTCGGGCGTCCAGTCTCTACTTGGAGCCTTCCGAGACTGGAGTGTCCCATCTCAGCCCGGAGCTTCCCAAGACTGAAGTGTCTCATCTCCACCCAGTGCCTCCCAAGACTGGAGTGTGCCATCTCCGCCTGGAACCTCCCGACACCAGTCAGGTGTCCAATCTCCTACTATACATGCTGAAAGTGTTGGATTCTGGGAGGACGCTGAAGGACGTATGGGATCGTTGTGAGGCCCGGGTGAAGAAAACCGAGGAACCCACCGAGCCTGATAAATCCCCTTGTGGGGAACCCTGCCTGCAGCCTCCCGAGACTCAGGTGTCCCATCCCCACCCGGAACACCCCAAGACACGTCGGAGGTCCAGTCTCCACCCGCAGCCTCCCAAGACTCGTCGGACATCCAGTCTCCGCTCGGAGCCTCCCAAGACTCATCGGAGGTCCAGTCTCGGTCTGGAGCCTCCCAAGACTCGTCGAGTGTCCAGTCTCCACCCGGAGCCTCCCAAATCTCCAGAGTCCCATCAATTCTCGGAGCCTCCCAAGATTCGAGCATCCTACATAAAAGAACTGCTTCAGGAAGATACACCAAGCACCAAAGAGTGCGTTTCTGACTCTCTTCAATATAGATACACATCGGAAAAACTCCGTGAATTCTTCAAGTGGGCTGGAGACCTGGGAGCTGATGAAGAATCCATCAGGAATCTGTTTGACTTTACCCCCAAGTACAGAGCAACCCATGAGGACCAAAAggttaagaaagtaaaggagtgCTCCTCAGAGCTGAAGTACAGCATGGAGCTAGATGAAAAGGATGAGGACAAATTCTTCTCACAGGAAAAATACTGGGGCAGGAAATTCCACACGCCATCGAATTCTTATACCGCACAGCCTGTGAAGATGAAGTATGGAGCATGGTACCTCAAGCCTAAGTTGTGGAAAAAGCTAAGAAGTGATGAACCTTTGATTGACCCCAAGCTCTTACTTAAAAAGCCTGATGAACCTGACGTTCTTGACGATCTTTATGGACCAATTGCCTTTAAGGATTTCATTCTAAGCAAGGGCTATGAAATGCCTGGAATCCTTGAAAGGCTGTTTGCTAGGAAGGGATGGACTTATGACTCTGTTAAGACTCCTATTCAACGTGCAACGATATTCTACAAGTACAAAGAAATCGCAGAGGCATCGGAAGAAGATTAG